The sequence TCCATTTTGAGCAGAAAATAATATCACATTTAGAAAAAACAAACTCAAGATAATTTTTTGTATAAAATTTTTCATGATTTGTAGTTTTTAATTTGTATTAAATGAATATGTAACAAAATATGACTTACCTGTTCTTGTTGTCGGGTTCGGGTCTGAAGTTTTATCATAGGTAAACCCTTCTCCTCCTAATTTTATGACTGTCTTTTTGTTTTCAGATAAAGGATTGGAACCAATAATGTACAAATCATACTCACCTTTTAAATCTGTAAAGTCATGTGAAAAAGAACCTTCTTCAGTTCCTTCCACTAAAGGCTTATCATCTCCTTTTTAAAAAGTTTAAATACAATGCCTAAGATTGACGTTCCATTTTTTACTTCGATGTTTAATTTTAATGTTTTCATGGTTATTAGTTTTAAAAGTTTTACATCTCAAATTTCCGATTTAAAAAACAGCCAATCAATTACACAAACGGGTGATTCTCATAACAAAAAAACAGCACCATAAAAATGATGCTGCTTTAATATTTTTCAAAAGAGATTATAAGCTAATCTTGAAGAAAATAGAAGTTCCGTTTTCTGTGGATGAAATTTCAAATTTCCCACAAGACTCTTTCATTCTGCGATCCATATTCCGGAGACCGTTTCCTGTTGCATTTTCTAATTTAAATCCTCTGCCATTGTCTGATATTTCCATAATCAAATATTTATTCTTCTGGATAAACGAAAGCTTCAGTTGATCTGCGCCACTATATTTATAAGCATTGTTTAAAGCTTCTTTGATACATAGAAACATACTACGTCTTAATTCTGTTGAGATAGGTGTTTCAGAAGTTATTTGATCTTTATCAAAAGTCAATACAATTGGTGTTTTTTTAAAAAACCCTCGGCATAAGTTTTAGCATATTCAACGAAACTTCCGACGGTATCATTACCTGAATTTAAACTCCAAAGCATTTCACGCATAGAGATATTCATTTCTTCAGAGGTTTTTAGAAGTTCATTAATGTCGCTTATTAAATCTTCATCTTCTGCCTTCTGCATTAAAAATTCTGCCTGAAGTTTTAATGCTGAAATCCCCGCTCCAAGATCATCATGCATATCGTGAGAAATACGTTGTCTTTCTTTTTCTATCGATTTTTGTTTCTCGAGTTCTTTTTGGAGAAGCTGGTTTTGGTATTCTGATTGCTGAAGTTGTTTTTCTTTGATGTGAAGAAGTTGTTTTCTGTTGTAAACTATCACTACAAAAATAATAAACACCACAAAGAACATCATCACAATCGTAATCATGATATAAGTAATTTTGATCTCAGATATATTATCCATTAATTCCCTTCTTGTACTTTAATAATGAAACAAAAAACATTGCATAAAAAACCATATTTATTATAAAGAAGAACAACTGTGAGGCAATTAAAAATTGCTCGTCAACTTTATTAAACAGATATCTTGGAATAATTCTAAGAATAAAAAAAACGCCCCAAAACAACAATCCGCTTGAAATCCAAAATTTCGGATCATCCAAAATACTTTTTTTATCTGGCTTCATTATCTTGCCATAAAACCAGATAAGACTGTAGAAGATGTATAAAAATGAGAATGCAATACCTATAACCTGATTAATTTCTACAAAACTTTTAAAAATATAAAAAGAAAAAATTACAAAAAAAACACAAAAAATCAGGGTCGTTATTGTTTTTAAGTGTTTGGTTTGGTTTCTATTTAGATATATCAAGAAAAACACCCCACAAAACAAGATGTAAATATTATAAAGAAAGCCAAAGTTTGCCGTACTCTTAAAAAACAACTGAAA comes from Chryseobacterium sp. 3008163 and encodes:
- a CDS encoding sensor histidine kinase, producing MTFDKDQITSETPISTELRRSMFLCIKEALNNAYKYSGADQLKLSFIQKNKYLIMEISDNGRGFKLENATGNGLRNMDRRMKESCGKFEISSTENGTSIFFKISL
- a CDS encoding sensor histidine kinase — protein: MDNISEIKITYIMITIVMMFFVVFIIFVVIVYNRKQLLHIKEKQLQQSEYQNQLLQKELEKQKSIEKERQRISHDMHDDLGAGISALKLQAEFLMQKAEDEDLISDINELLKTSEEMNISMREMLWSLNSGNDTVGSFVEYAKTYAEGFLKKHQLY